The Carassius auratus strain Wakin chromosome 40, ASM336829v1, whole genome shotgun sequence genome has a segment encoding these proteins:
- the relb gene encoding transcription factor RelB homolog isoform X2 — MRNMSARNGTAGDLYLDIIDEYLTEKTVKERTVTLPGPPPPPVDQDVQPAGPPSRGRRSAPVLVSRGTAPHNPYILDQTPTAHIDGMAPMHSIRGQKVASQRRGQSSVAQHRLHPPQTGTEHLERFLEKPELVVVEQPKERGMRFRYECEGRSAGSILGASSTDSSKTLPAIEIQGPIDNIKKVMVTVSLVTKDIPYRPHPHCLVGKDCADGICVIHINPHSARRHSFANLGIQCVRRKELDASLQKRRNKNIDPFNTGHSKSIEDMDMNVVRLCFQCELERKDGDRIPLAPVVSSPIYDKKATTTAELKINRLNVVRGPCTGKTEIYMLCDKVQKDDIEIIFSKDDWEAKAEFAQTDVHRQIAIVFKSPPFREQNITEEVEVSVCLRRISDRMDSEPVNFTYVPDNADPYEVNRKRKMKSDVKFSEPCSVPQNQDTVNELSMPQHFENPFYNTPDFNIPGASMAVPVMDAGAHVPSQVMEGIHYNEDFKQEDGCVSMDQDTLDTVLQGISKCLAQPGSDQLLNQLFFPSDLNFGLDSTDMKLNVNQPMMNMSSINDVHFSQMVNENQVYPADLENIDGLIFSSVKNENNLDH, encoded by the exons ATGAGAAACATGAGCGCTCGGAACGGCACAGCGGGAG ACCTTTATCTAG ATATTATAGATGAGTACCTCACGGAGAAAACGGTTAAAGAGCGGACCGTAACGCTCCCTGGTCCTCCTCCTCCACCGGTGGACCAGGACGTCCAGCCAGCTGGTCCTCCGTCTAGAGGCAGGAGAAGCGCACCGGTGCTGGTCTCCAGAGGAACAGCTCCACAT AACCCATACATCCTTGACCAGACCCCAACGGCGCACATTGATGGTATGGCACCAATGCATTCCATACGAGGCCAAAAAGTGGCATCTCAGCGACGTGGACAGTCATCTGTAGCGCAACACAGACTTCATCCTCCACAGACTGGGACAGAACATCTGGAGCGCTTCCTGGAAAAGCCAGAGCTGGTGGTGGTGGAGCAGCCAAAGGAGCGCGGCATGCGATTTCGCTATGAGTGTGAGGGACGATCCGCGGGCAGCATACTTGGAGCCTCCAGCACTGACTCCAGCAAGACTCTGCCTGCCATTGAA ATTCAAGGCCCCATTGATAATATCAAGAAAGTGATGGTCACCGTGTCTCTTGTGACGAAAGACATCCCGTATCGCCCACATCCACACTGCTTAGTCGGGAAAGACTGTGCGGATGGCATCTGTGTCATCCACATCAATCCCCACAGTGCTCGTCGACACAG CTTTGCGAATCTGGGCATCCAATGTGTGCGGAGGAAGGAACTTGATGCCTCACTGCAGAAGAGGCGGAATAAGAATATCGATCCGTTTAACA CGGGTCACTCTAAGAGCATCGAGGACATGGATATGAACGTGGTGAGACTGTGTTTTCAGTGTGAGCTGGAACGAAAGGATGGCGACCGAATTCCCCTCGCCCCTGTGGTTTCCAGCCCCATTTATGACAAGA AGGCGACCACAACAGCAGAGCTGAAGATCAATCGGCTTAATGTTGTCAGAGGCCCCTGCACAGGAAAGACTGAAATTTACATGCTCTGTGACAAAGTGCAGAAAG ATGACATTGAGATAATCTTCAGCAAGGACGACTGGGAGGCCAAGGCGGAGTTTGCTCAGACGGATGTCCATAGACAAATCGCCATCGTCTTCAAGTCCCCACCCTTCAGGGAGCAGAACATAACCGAGGAGGTGGAGGTCAGCGTGTGTCTACGCCGCATCTCTGACCGGATGGACAGCGAGCCGGTCAATTTCACGTATGTTCCAGACAACGCAG ATCCCTACGAAGTGAACCGCAAGAGGAAAATGAAATCTGATGTCAAGTTCAGCGAGCCATGCAGCGTTCCTCAAA ATCAAGACACTGTGAATGAACTCAGCATGCCACAGCATTTTGAAAACCCATTCTACAACACTCCCGATTTTAACATTCCGGGTGCTTCCATGGCAGTCCCTGTTATGGATGCGGGCGCCCACGTGCCATCCCAGGTTATGGAGGGAATCCATTATAATGAAGACTTCAAACAAGAGGACGGTTGTGTTAGCATGGACCAGGACACTTTAGATACTGTCCTCCAAGGCATTAGCAAATGCTTGGCTCAGCCAGGTTCAGACCAGCTTCTTAATCAGTTGTTTTTTCCCAGCGATCTCAACTTTGGGTTAGATAGCACAGATATGAAATTGAACGTCAACCAACCGATGATGAACATGTCGTCTATAAACGACGTGCACTTCAGTCAGATGGTGAATGAGAATCAGGTCTATCCAGCAGATCTGGAGAACATCGACGGCCTCATTTTCTCCTCTGTGAAGAACGAGAACAACCTGGACCACTGA
- the relb gene encoding transcription factor RelB homolog isoform X1 has product MRNMSARNGTAGADLYLDIIDEYLTEKTVKERTVTLPGPPPPPVDQDVQPAGPPSRGRRSAPVLVSRGTAPHNPYILDQTPTAHIDGMAPMHSIRGQKVASQRRGQSSVAQHRLHPPQTGTEHLERFLEKPELVVVEQPKERGMRFRYECEGRSAGSILGASSTDSSKTLPAIEIQGPIDNIKKVMVTVSLVTKDIPYRPHPHCLVGKDCADGICVIHINPHSARRHSFANLGIQCVRRKELDASLQKRRNKNIDPFNTGHSKSIEDMDMNVVRLCFQCELERKDGDRIPLAPVVSSPIYDKKATTTAELKINRLNVVRGPCTGKTEIYMLCDKVQKDDIEIIFSKDDWEAKAEFAQTDVHRQIAIVFKSPPFREQNITEEVEVSVCLRRISDRMDSEPVNFTYVPDNADPYEVNRKRKMKSDVKFSEPCSVPQNQDTVNELSMPQHFENPFYNTPDFNIPGASMAVPVMDAGAHVPSQVMEGIHYNEDFKQEDGCVSMDQDTLDTVLQGISKCLAQPGSDQLLNQLFFPSDLNFGLDSTDMKLNVNQPMMNMSSINDVHFSQMVNENQVYPADLENIDGLIFSSVKNENNLDH; this is encoded by the exons ATGAGAAACATGAGCGCTCGGAACGGCACAGCGGGAG CAGACCTTTATCTAG ATATTATAGATGAGTACCTCACGGAGAAAACGGTTAAAGAGCGGACCGTAACGCTCCCTGGTCCTCCTCCTCCACCGGTGGACCAGGACGTCCAGCCAGCTGGTCCTCCGTCTAGAGGCAGGAGAAGCGCACCGGTGCTGGTCTCCAGAGGAACAGCTCCACAT AACCCATACATCCTTGACCAGACCCCAACGGCGCACATTGATGGTATGGCACCAATGCATTCCATACGAGGCCAAAAAGTGGCATCTCAGCGACGTGGACAGTCATCTGTAGCGCAACACAGACTTCATCCTCCACAGACTGGGACAGAACATCTGGAGCGCTTCCTGGAAAAGCCAGAGCTGGTGGTGGTGGAGCAGCCAAAGGAGCGCGGCATGCGATTTCGCTATGAGTGTGAGGGACGATCCGCGGGCAGCATACTTGGAGCCTCCAGCACTGACTCCAGCAAGACTCTGCCTGCCATTGAA ATTCAAGGCCCCATTGATAATATCAAGAAAGTGATGGTCACCGTGTCTCTTGTGACGAAAGACATCCCGTATCGCCCACATCCACACTGCTTAGTCGGGAAAGACTGTGCGGATGGCATCTGTGTCATCCACATCAATCCCCACAGTGCTCGTCGACACAG CTTTGCGAATCTGGGCATCCAATGTGTGCGGAGGAAGGAACTTGATGCCTCACTGCAGAAGAGGCGGAATAAGAATATCGATCCGTTTAACA CGGGTCACTCTAAGAGCATCGAGGACATGGATATGAACGTGGTGAGACTGTGTTTTCAGTGTGAGCTGGAACGAAAGGATGGCGACCGAATTCCCCTCGCCCCTGTGGTTTCCAGCCCCATTTATGACAAGA AGGCGACCACAACAGCAGAGCTGAAGATCAATCGGCTTAATGTTGTCAGAGGCCCCTGCACAGGAAAGACTGAAATTTACATGCTCTGTGACAAAGTGCAGAAAG ATGACATTGAGATAATCTTCAGCAAGGACGACTGGGAGGCCAAGGCGGAGTTTGCTCAGACGGATGTCCATAGACAAATCGCCATCGTCTTCAAGTCCCCACCCTTCAGGGAGCAGAACATAACCGAGGAGGTGGAGGTCAGCGTGTGTCTACGCCGCATCTCTGACCGGATGGACAGCGAGCCGGTCAATTTCACGTATGTTCCAGACAACGCAG ATCCCTACGAAGTGAACCGCAAGAGGAAAATGAAATCTGATGTCAAGTTCAGCGAGCCATGCAGCGTTCCTCAAA ATCAAGACACTGTGAATGAACTCAGCATGCCACAGCATTTTGAAAACCCATTCTACAACACTCCCGATTTTAACATTCCGGGTGCTTCCATGGCAGTCCCTGTTATGGATGCGGGCGCCCACGTGCCATCCCAGGTTATGGAGGGAATCCATTATAATGAAGACTTCAAACAAGAGGACGGTTGTGTTAGCATGGACCAGGACACTTTAGATACTGTCCTCCAAGGCATTAGCAAATGCTTGGCTCAGCCAGGTTCAGACCAGCTTCTTAATCAGTTGTTTTTTCCCAGCGATCTCAACTTTGGGTTAGATAGCACAGATATGAAATTGAACGTCAACCAACCGATGATGAACATGTCGTCTATAAACGACGTGCACTTCAGTCAGATGGTGAATGAGAATCAGGTCTATCCAGCAGATCTGGAGAACATCGACGGCCTCATTTTCTCCTCTGTGAAGAACGAGAACAACCTGGACCACTGA
- the LOC113058333 gene encoding cleft lip and palate transmembrane protein 1 homolog, translating into MAAQETQAAQQPSVSNGEVSSNGTAASGQVALTDATAEDPQQQQQQQQQQPNAWQVIKGVLFRIFIIWAISSWFRSGPSTPDPNTPAGAPRLPSRNLFPKDTLMDLYVYISENEIFTDFNNTEALFWYQPDLVYGDWTTGESGDGCFERYQDLDISESVKQNGSIYIHIYFTKSGFHPDPKRKGQYRRLSTVHATRMLNKYKRRKFLKTKNLLTGETEADPEMIKRAESHGPVEIISHWHPNLTINMVDDHTAWVKGSVPPPLDQHVKFDAVSGDYYPIVYFNDYWNLQKDHQPINETLQSLPLRLTYCPLSLWRWQLYAAQNARSPWNFLGEDTYEQSDDDQDSVKVALLETNPYLLGVTIVVSIVHSIFEFLAFKNDIQFWNSRQSLEGLSVRSIIFGVFQSLVVLLYILDNETNFVVQVSVFIGLLIDFWKITKVMDVRLDRENRIAGIFPRLTFKDKSTYVESSTKIYDDMAFKYLSWLLYPLFGCYAVYSLLYVEHKGWYSWVLSMLYGFLLTFGFITMTPQLFINYKMKSVAHLPWRMLTYKALNTFIDDLFAFVIKMPMMYRIGCLRDDVVFFIYLYQRWIYRVDPNRVNEFGTSGVQQSKDSPGQPAAGDTTAAITDKPEGEKKND; encoded by the exons ATGGCGGCGCAGGAGACTCAAGCAGCACAGCAGCCGTCCGTGAGCAACGGAGAG GTGAGCAGTAATGGGACAGCTGCCTCAGGTCAGGTAGCTCTGACAGATGCGACTGCAGAGGAcccccaacaacaacaacaacagcagcaacagcagcccAATGCCTGGCAGGTGATCAAAGGTGTCCTCTTCAG GATTTTTATCATCTGGGCTATAAGCAGCTGGTTCCGCAGTGGTCCATCAACTCCAGATCCTAACACTCCTGCTGGAGCTCCACGACTGCCCAGCCGAAACCTCTTCCCCAAGGACACCCTTATG gatttatatgtatatatctctGAGAATGAGATATTTACAGATTTTAACAATACAGAAGCCCTGTTCTGGTACCAGCCAGATCTGGTTTATGGAGATTGGACCACAGGGGAGTCGGGGGATGGCTGCTTCGAGCGTTACCAAGACCTGGACATCTCTGAG AGTGTGAAGCAGAACGGCTCTATATACATCCACATTTACTTCACCAAGAGTGGCTTCCACCCAGACCCCAAACGCAAGGGCCAGTACCGCAGGCTATCCACTGTCCATGCCACTCGAA TGCTCAACAAGTACAAGAGGAGGAAGTTCCTCAAGACCAAGAACCTGTTGACGGGAGAAACTGAAGCTGATCCAGAAATGATCAAG CGGGCTGAGAGTCATGGGCCTGTGGAGATCATATCCCATTGGCATCCCAATCTCACCATCAACATGGTGGACGATCACACAGCTTGGGTGAAAGGGTCTGTTCCCCCACCTCTTGACCAGC ATGTAAAGTTTGATGCAGTGAGTGGAGACTACTATCccattgtttatttcaatgactACTGGAACCTGCAGAAGGACCACCAACCGATAAACGAGACCCTGCAGAGTCTGCCCCTCCGGCTCACCTACTGCCCCCTGTCCTTGTGGCGCTGGCAGTTATACGCCGCCCAGAACGCCCGCTCCCCCTGGAACTTCCTGGGAGAGGACACTTACGAGCAGTCAGACGACGATCAGGATTCTGTGAAG GTGGCTCTGCTTGAGACCAACCCCTACCTCCTGGGAGTGACTATTGTTGTTTCCATCGTCCACAGCATTTTTGAGTTCTTGGCCTTCAAGAATG ATATCCAGTTCTGGAACAGCCGTCAGTCTCTGGAGGGGCTCTCTGTGCGCTCCATCATATTCGGGGTGTTCCAGTCTCTGGTAGTGCTGCTCTATATCCTGGACAATGAGACCAACTTTGTCGTCCAGGTCAGCGTATTCATCGGTCTGCTCATCGACTTCTGGAAGATTACCAAAGTCATGGATGTCAGG CTGGACAGAGAGAACAGGATTGCTGGAATTTTCCCACGATTGACATTCAAAGACAAGTCCACGTATGTGGAGTCTTCAACCAAAATCTATGATGAC ATGGCGTTTAAGTACCTGTCCTGGCTGTTGTACCCTCTCTTTGGGTGCTATGCAGTTTATAGCTTATTATATGTGGAACATAAAGGCTGGTACTCTTGGGTGCTCAGTATGCTTTATGGGTTCTTGTTAACCTTCG GGTTCATCACAATGACACCGCAGCTCTTCATCAACTACAAGATGAAGTCAGTGGCCCATCTTCCCTGGAGGATGCTCACCTACAAGGCCCTGAATACCTTCATAGATGACTTGTTTGCCTTTGTCATCAAGATGCCAATGATGTACAGAATAGGTTGTCTCAGAGATG ATGTGGTGTTCTTCATCTATCTGTACCAGCGCTGGATTTATAGAGTGGATCCCAACCGTGTGAATGAGTTCGGGACCAGCGGAGTGCAGCAAAGCAAGGACAGCCCAGGCCAGCCAGCAGCTGGCGACACAACCGCTGCCATCACAGATAAACCAGAGGGGGAGAAGAAGAATGATTAA